One genomic region from Kamptonema formosum PCC 6407 encodes:
- the argF gene encoding ornithine carbamoyltransferase, translated as MDTLKGRDLLSLADLSFEELNYLLDLAANLKSGMLKLQRNKVLGLVFSKASTRTRVSFSVAMYQLGGQVIDLNPNVTQVSRGEPLVDTARVLDRYLDIVAIRTFEHKDLETFADYAKIPVINALTDLEHPCQVLADLMTVKECFGSFEGLTLAYFGDGNNMANSLLLGCAMVGMNVRIATPSDYQPDAGIVKQAKAIAKGKTEVMITTDAATAMQGVQVVYTDVWASMGQEEEARMRIPVFQPYQVNEKLMELADKDAIVLHCLPAHRDEEITDAVIEGARSRVWDEAENRMHAQKALLATLLGSD; from the coding sequence ATGGATACATTAAAAGGGCGGGATTTATTAAGTCTGGCAGACTTAAGTTTTGAAGAATTAAACTATCTGCTGGATCTGGCAGCAAACCTGAAGTCGGGAATGTTAAAGTTACAGCGAAATAAGGTTTTGGGGCTGGTTTTTTCTAAGGCTTCTACTCGAACGCGGGTGAGTTTTTCGGTGGCAATGTATCAACTGGGAGGTCAAGTTATTGACTTAAATCCGAATGTGACGCAAGTAAGTCGTGGGGAACCTTTGGTCGATACGGCGCGGGTTTTAGATAGATATCTCGATATTGTGGCAATCAGAACTTTTGAACATAAGGATTTAGAAACTTTTGCTGATTACGCTAAGATTCCTGTGATTAATGCACTGACTGATTTGGAACATCCTTGTCAAGTTTTAGCGGATTTGATGACAGTTAAGGAGTGTTTTGGTAGTTTTGAAGGGCTGACTTTGGCGTATTTTGGGGATGGCAATAATATGGCTAATTCTCTGCTGTTGGGATGTGCAATGGTAGGTATGAATGTCAGAATTGCTACTCCTAGCGATTATCAGCCAGATGCGGGAATTGTGAAGCAAGCAAAGGCGATCGCTAAGGGGAAAACGGAAGTGATGATTACTACGGATGCGGCAACTGCGATGCAGGGTGTGCAAGTGGTTTATACTGATGTTTGGGCAAGTATGGGCCAGGAAGAGGAAGCGAGAATGCGGATTCCCGTTTTTCAGCCTTATCAGGTGAATGAAAAGTTGATGGAGTTGGCGGATAAGGATGCGATCGTACTGCATTGTTTGCCAGCACATCGGGATGAGGAAATTACGGATGCGGTGATCGAAGGTGCGCGATCGCGTGTTTGGGATGAGGCAGAAAATCGGATGCACGCTCAAAAAGCTTTGTTAGCTACTCTTTTAGGCAGTGATTAG
- the dusB gene encoding tRNA dihydrouridine synthase DusB — MPVLSPELQQRLATPLKIGSFEVKSRVLQSPLSGVTDLVFRRLVRRYAPESMMYTEMVNATGLHYVKQLPRIMEVDPNERPISIQLFDCRPDFLAAAAVMAEKEGADTIDINMGCPVNKITKNGGGSSLLRDPENAEAIVRSVVKAVNVPVTVKTRIGWSDKEITILEFAKRMQDAGAQMITVHGRTRAQGYNGPAKWEWIRRVKEILSIPVIANGDIFSVEAAVNCLAETGADGVMCSRGTLGYPFLVGEIDYFLKTGMEKILPTPIERLECAKEHLRALWEYKGESGIRQARKHLTWYAKGFANAGELRGQLAIVETVEEGCEKIDRAIQQL, encoded by the coding sequence ATGCCTGTCTTGTCTCCTGAATTACAACAAAGATTAGCAACACCTCTAAAAATCGGCTCTTTTGAAGTCAAAAGCCGCGTTTTACAATCGCCATTATCGGGCGTTACAGACTTAGTATTTCGTCGCTTAGTACGTCGCTACGCACCAGAATCGATGATGTACACCGAGATGGTAAATGCGACTGGACTGCATTACGTTAAGCAACTGCCAAGAATTATGGAAGTTGACCCTAATGAACGCCCGATTAGCATTCAATTATTTGATTGTCGGCCCGATTTTTTGGCAGCGGCGGCGGTGATGGCTGAAAAAGAAGGAGCAGATACAATTGATATTAATATGGGCTGTCCTGTTAACAAAATTACTAAAAATGGTGGCGGTTCTTCTTTGCTGCGAGATCCAGAAAATGCAGAGGCAATTGTGCGTTCAGTTGTTAAAGCTGTGAACGTACCTGTTACTGTTAAAACTCGCATTGGTTGGTCAGATAAAGAAATTACTATTTTAGAATTTGCCAAGCGAATGCAGGATGCAGGCGCACAGATGATTACTGTACACGGTCGCACTCGCGCTCAAGGTTATAACGGCCCGGCAAAATGGGAATGGATTCGCCGCGTTAAGGAAATTCTTTCGATTCCAGTGATTGCTAATGGAGATATTTTTTCTGTTGAAGCGGCCGTCAATTGTTTAGCAGAAACGGGCGCGGATGGTGTGATGTGTTCGCGAGGAACTTTGGGTTATCCATTTTTAGTAGGAGAAATTGATTATTTCTTAAAAACTGGAATGGAAAAGATATTACCGACACCAATTGAGCGCTTGGAATGTGCTAAGGAACATTTGCGGGCGTTGTGGGAATATAAGGGCGAGAGCGGTATTCGTCAAGCACGTAAGCATCTAACATGGTATGCTAAGGGCTTCGCTAATGCTGGCGAATTGCGCGGTCAATTGGCAATTGTTGAAACAGTTGAAGAAGGTTGCGAGAAGATCGATCGGGCAATTCAACAGTTGTGA
- a CDS encoding RpnC/YadD family protein, which produces MSELQADFDGAWKQALDIYFEAFLAFFFAEVHGLIDWSIPPQSLEQELQQIVGEGDSGKRFADKLFQVWLRDGEEAWVLIHVEVQSQVKSDFAKRMYQYNYRTFDRYERSAISLAVLGDEQASWRPSSYGYALGGCRVSLEFPIAKLLDYESQWQSLESSRNPFAVMVMAHLKTQVTRGLPQERKLWKWSLVRSLFDRGYSRDEVVDLFRFIDRMMRLPVELEQQFKNDLRRYQEDRSMRFLSQIEEMAMEEGAERGALQNARESVLEILEARFEIVPLEVRQAVNMIADMSVLRRLLREAIAIPSILDFQELLAVGEGES; this is translated from the coding sequence GTGAGCGAACTACAAGCTGATTTTGATGGGGCTTGGAAACAGGCGCTAGATATCTATTTTGAAGCATTTTTGGCATTTTTTTTCGCCGAAGTTCATGGATTAATTGATTGGAGCATTCCGCCTCAATCTCTAGAACAAGAATTGCAACAGATTGTTGGGGAGGGGGACTCAGGAAAGCGTTTTGCTGATAAGTTGTTTCAGGTGTGGCTGCGAGATGGGGAAGAAGCATGGGTGTTGATTCATGTGGAGGTGCAGAGCCAAGTTAAGTCTGACTTTGCTAAGCGGATGTATCAATATAATTACAGGACTTTTGACCGTTATGAGCGTTCAGCGATCAGTTTAGCAGTGTTGGGGGATGAGCAGGCATCTTGGCGACCATCTAGTTACGGCTATGCTTTGGGTGGTTGTCGGGTGAGTCTGGAGTTTCCGATTGCGAAACTGTTAGATTATGAAAGTCAATGGCAGAGCTTAGAGAGTAGTAGAAATCCTTTCGCTGTGATGGTGATGGCTCATTTGAAGACGCAGGTGACGCGGGGTTTACCGCAAGAGAGGAAATTGTGGAAGTGGAGTTTGGTGAGGAGTTTATTTGACAGAGGTTATAGTAGAGATGAGGTGGTCGATTTGTTCCGTTTTATTGATAGAATGATGAGGTTGCCAGTAGAGTTAGAACAGCAATTTAAAAATGATTTGAGGCGTTATCAGGAGGATAGATCGATGCGTTTTTTGAGTCAAATTGAAGAGATGGCAATGGAAGAGGGTGCTGAGCGAGGCGCATTGCAAAATGCTCGTGAGTCTGTGCTTGAAATCTTAGAAGCTCGGTTTGAAATTGTGCCTTTAGAGGTGAGGCAAGCTGTTAATATGATAGCTGATATGTCTGTGTTGCGCCGTTTGCTAAGGGAAGCGATCGCGATTCCTTCTATATTGGATTTTCAGGAGTTGCTTGCGGTGGGTGAGGGTGAGAGTTAG
- the folB gene encoding dihydroneopterin aldolase, translating into MDSIQLTGIRCYGYTGYLPEEQVLGQWFDVDVTLWLDLSKPGNSDKIEDTLDYRTTIATVKQLVKTSKFALIERLADAIAQEILQQSSLVEKVKINLSKPAAPIPDFGGKITLEITRTKNG; encoded by the coding sequence ATGGACTCAATTCAACTCACTGGAATTCGCTGCTACGGATATACTGGCTACCTACCAGAAGAACAAGTCTTAGGTCAATGGTTTGACGTTGATGTTACTCTCTGGCTGGACTTATCTAAACCAGGAAACAGCGACAAAATCGAAGATACTCTCGACTATCGCACCACCATAGCCACTGTTAAGCAGCTAGTTAAAACCTCTAAATTTGCCTTAATAGAACGCCTAGCAGATGCAATTGCCCAAGAAATATTACAGCAGTCTTCTTTAGTGGAAAAAGTCAAAATTAATTTATCAAAACCCGCCGCCCCCATACCCGACTTTGGTGGCAAAATTACCTTAGAAATTACGAGAACTAAAAACGGTTAA
- the nuoK gene encoding NADH-quinone oxidoreductase subunit NuoK, whose protein sequence is MQLQLQYFLLLGAALFCIGIYGLITSRNAVRVLMSIELMLNAVNINLMGFSNFLDPVHIKGQVFTVFVLTVAAAEAAVGLAIVLTIYRNRDTVDMEEFNLLKW, encoded by the coding sequence ATGCAATTACAACTCCAGTATTTTCTGTTACTAGGTGCGGCCTTGTTTTGTATTGGCATTTACGGCTTGATTACTAGCCGAAATGCAGTCCGGGTGCTGATGTCAATTGAGCTGATGCTCAATGCTGTTAATATCAATTTGATGGGATTTTCTAATTTCCTAGACCCGGTACATATTAAGGGTCAGGTATTTACAGTGTTTGTGCTAACTGTAGCTGCTGCTGAGGCGGCGGTAGGTTTGGCAATTGTGCTGACTATTTACCGTAACCGCGATACTGTTGACATGGAAGAGTTTAATCTCTTGAAATGGTAA
- a CDS encoding NADH-quinone oxidoreductase subunit J has protein sequence MNLAEGVQIVSFGLLAVMMIAAALGVVLFSNIVYSAFLLAGVFMSIAGIYLLLNADFVAAAQVLIYVGAVNVLILFAIMLVNKREDFRAISNAWVRKAATAVVCVALFALLGTMVLSTPWAISTATLPAGESSIVVIGKHFFTDFLLPFELASVFLLMAMVGAIILARRDYLPDEIAGQPLKQPVLTLAERPRELVSVSGDGSSSDVKK, from the coding sequence GTGAATCTAGCAGAAGGGGTTCAGATTGTTTCGTTCGGCCTGTTAGCCGTAATGATGATTGCAGCAGCTTTGGGTGTAGTGCTGTTTTCCAATATCGTCTACTCAGCTTTTTTATTAGCTGGAGTGTTTATGAGCATTGCGGGAATATACCTTTTGCTCAACGCTGACTTTGTAGCAGCGGCCCAAGTTTTGATTTACGTGGGAGCTGTTAACGTCTTGATTTTGTTTGCCATTATGTTGGTAAACAAGCGAGAAGACTTTCGAGCGATTTCCAATGCTTGGGTGCGAAAAGCTGCAACTGCTGTAGTTTGTGTAGCATTGTTTGCACTTTTGGGAACAATGGTATTATCAACACCCTGGGCTATTTCAACAGCAACCTTACCTGCGGGTGAGAGTTCTATTGTAGTAATTGGCAAGCATTTCTTCACTGACTTTTTGCTACCATTTGAGCTAGCATCGGTGTTTTTGTTGATGGCAATGGTGGGAGCAATTATTTTAGCTCGCCGCGACTACTTACCGGATGAAATAGCCGGACAGCCACTTAAGCAACCTGTTTTGACCTTGGCAGAAAGACCTCGTGAATTGGTTTCTGTCTCGGGCGATGGTAGTTCGTCAGATGTCAAAAAATGA
- the ndhI gene encoding NAD(P)H-quinone oxidoreductase subunit I, which translates to MLKFLKQVSDYAKDSLQAAKYIGQGLSVTFDHMSRRPITVQYPYEKLIPSERFRGRIHFEFDKCISCEVCVRVCPINLPVVDWEFNKETKKKQLKHYSIDFGVCIFCGNCVEYCPTNCLSMTEEYELAAYERHELNFDNVALGRLPYKVTDDPMVSPMREFAYLPKGVNDPHEVSHTARRAGLRPEEILENAEKTN; encoded by the coding sequence TCAAACAAGTTAGCGATTACGCCAAAGATAGTCTGCAAGCAGCTAAGTATATCGGTCAAGGTCTATCCGTCACCTTTGACCACATGAGCCGCCGTCCGATTACAGTGCAGTATCCTTACGAAAAACTCATCCCCTCAGAGCGGTTTCGGGGCAGAATTCACTTTGAATTTGATAAGTGTATTTCCTGCGAAGTCTGTGTACGGGTTTGTCCGATAAACTTACCCGTTGTGGATTGGGAATTTAACAAGGAAACGAAGAAGAAACAACTCAAGCACTACAGTATTGATTTCGGAGTTTGTATCTTCTGCGGTAACTGTGTAGAATATTGTCCGACAAACTGTTTGTCGATGACAGAAGAATATGAATTAGCGGCTTACGAGCGCCACGAATTAAACTTTGACAATGTGGCTTTAGGTCGCTTGCCTTACAAAGTTACAGACGATCCGATGGTTTCGCCAATGCGAGAATTTGCTTATTTACCGAAAGGAGTAAACGATCCGCATGAAGTGTCACACACGGCTCGGCGTGCTGGTTTACGCCCAGAAGAGATTCTGGAAAATGCAGAAAAAACAAATTAG